A genomic window from Nematostella vectensis chromosome 9, jaNemVect1.1, whole genome shotgun sequence includes:
- the LOC116614351 gene encoding transmembrane protease serine 9-like: MASSAGFQWKSGVRWNTYQQGMGGDSSTLFSRDPGMWSVTLEEHHLREKEGFEQIIGVDKIIIHQQNNLDLLLQLMTIATTPPDYDLALLKLSKSAKLNRNVHPICLLPPSKKLPWGRRCYISGWCATEYEGPKPETIREATEQLVPPEICNQVESYNGTIHSRALCAGFDQGGVDACQFDSAGPLSCSIGSRF; the protein is encoded by the exons ATGGCAAGCAGCGCTGGTTTTCAATGGAAGTCAGGTGTGCGGTGGAACACTTATCAGCAGGGGATGGGTGGTGACAGCAGCACATTGTTTTCACG GGACCCCGGTATGTGGAGTGTGACTCTGGAAGAGCATCATCTACGAGAGAAAGAAGGGTTCGAACAAATAATCGGCGTGGATAAGATCATTATACACCAACAGAACAACTTGGATCTTCTGCTACAGCTTATGACGATAGCTACAACGCCACCTGACTACGATCTGG ctctCCTAAAACTCTCGAAGTCAGCCAAACTGAACAGAAACGTGCACCCGATATGTCTCCTACCTCCCAGCAAAAAGCTCCCTTGGGGCAGGAGATGTTACATATCCGGGTGGTGTGCGACGGAGTATGAAGGACCAAAACCCGAAACCATACGTGAAGCTACAGAACAACTTGTCCCCCCGGAAATCTGCAACCAAGTTGAGTCGTATAACGGAACCATCCATTCCCGCGCGTTGTGTGCCGGGTTCGATCAGGGGGGTGTAGATGCGTGCCAGTTCGACAGTGCGGGGCCCCTCAGCTGCAGTATCGGAAGCAGGTTTTAA